CTAATTTAAAGGCTGTTACTTATGAAATTTTTGATTCTTATATTCCCGTAGTTGGTGATGCTCTTATTATTTCTGAAATGGAAAAAGTAAGAGAGCTTTGGGAAAACAGAAAAGAGCAATATCATATTCTTGAAGAAGAAAAATTACCCAAGACAGTATGTAATATCCAAAAACTTAATCAGGAATTTGATCCTATCACATGGGAAAATATGCTGGGTAATCATGTTATTGGCCGAGTAGATGAACATAATGTACTAAAAAATGAAGAAAGAATTAAAATATATCAAAAGCTAATAAAAGAGTTTAGAGCTTCTATGGTAGCTCGAATTTTTAAACTTACAACACGATATATGATGTTGGTGTTAGGGATGGAAGTATTTGCTGCCATTCTTAATGATTTTTGGAAACATTACCCTCCAGAACAACTAAGTTATAAAGAAGCCAAAAATTTTGCAGCTTATCTAATACATAAGGACTATAAACTTCCTTGGTTAGATCGATTACTTAACTATGAAGTTGCTGTACTTGATACTCTAATGGATGAAACTCTTAGAGTAGTTGTTTTTGATGCAGATCCGACCCCAATGTTTAATGCTCTTTCTCAAGGTAAATTACCAGAAAAAATAGGAGAGTTGGGAGATTATGAAGTCGAAATTACCCCCGAAACCTCTACAACGAACTGGATGGTGATATAGTAAAAACAGAGAGGCTATATAGTGTATTTGTAGTAATTATTTTGTGTCGTTTTTTATATTGTTTTCTACAAGAAAGGATTAATAGGAGCTTTCTCTAAAAACAAAGAAAATAACGTTTCTACTTAATTCTCACGAATTTAGTACCTTTAGGTTTGATATTTATTACACGATATCATTAAAACCTAAATATTAACTCAATTTAAATTACTCTTAAAACCAATGAAAAAAAACATCATGTTAATGCTGTTGGTGTATTGCACCATGAGCATTTCTCTTTTTGCGCAAAAAAGTAATAAAGAGCTCGCCAATGAATACCTGAACCTAAAAGGTGAAGTAATTTTTAGCTTCACAATCAATAACAAATCAGAATTAAGTACTATTACCAAAGAATTAGCTATTGTTCATTTTGATGAAAATACCAATAGTGTTAAAGTAATGGCGAATAAAAGCCAGTTTTCTTCTTTCTTACAAAAGAATGTTCCTTTTACCCTCACTTCAGAAGATAATATCATTGGATATAGAACTATGACTTCTGATTTAGCGATAAAAGCTGCTACATTTCCACTTACTGCATATCCAACATATGCTGATTATGTAACAATGATGAATGATTTTGCTACTAATAACCCGTCTTTATGTAAGGTAGAAAATATCGGAGCTACAGGTGAAGGAGATAAATCATTATTGTTTGTGAAATTATCAGATAATGTAAACCAAAACGAGCAAGAACCTCGAGTAATGTATACTTCTTCTATGCATGGTGATGAGATCGCAGGATATCCTATGATGCTTAATCTTATTGATTATTTACTAGGAGCTTATAGTAATACTAGTCACCCAAAACATGCCGAGATCAAAACCCTGTTGGATAATAATGAGGTATGGATTAATCCACTGGCAAATCCTGATGGTACATATCGTAATAGTGCAAATAACACATCTGTTGCTAATGCTACCCGAGGAAATGCTAATAATGTAGATTTAAATAGAAATTACCCTGATCCAGATGATGGAGCACATCCAGATGGTAACAGTTATCAGACAGAAACTGTTGCTTTTATGAATTTTGCTGATACCAAACATTTTGTATTGTCTGCTAATTTTCACGGAGGAATAGAATTAATCAACTACCCATGGGATACATATGCAGGAGCACATCCCGATGAGGATTACTTTATTTATGTATCTAAAGAATATAGAGATCACTGTCAGGCGAATAGTCCTTCAGGATATTTTACAGGACAAAATAATGGTATTACAAACGGGTATGCCTGGTATGAGGTACAAGGAGGTAGACAGGATTACCAAATATATAATCAGAAAGGAAGGGAAGTTACTGTTGAACTGTCAAACAATAAAACTCCTGCAGCTAGTCAATTAGTAAATTATTGGAACTATAATAGAGAAGCACTTCTGGCATTTTTGAAACAAATAAATTATGGTATTCGCGGAGTAGTAACCGATGCATCAACCAGCCAGCCAATACAAGCCAAAGTAACTGTTGTAGGTCGTGAGAGTTATGACTCCTGGACACCCACAGAACTACCAGAAGGAGATTATTACAGACCTATAAAAGCAGGAACTTATGATATTTTATACGAAGCAGAATGTTATGAATCACTTACTTTAACCGGGGTAACAGTAGCAGACTATGCTGCAGTGGTTAAAAATGTTCAATTAACGCCTATAGGTGGAGTAGCACCAACAGGGTTAGCGGCATCAAATATACAGCCTACAACAGCAACATTGAATTGGAATGCTAATTCTGGAGCTACATATGATGTAAGATATCGTGCTACAGGAAGTTCGAATTGGACCACTTTATCTTCTAATACAAATGCAATTAACATAACCGGGTTAACCGCTACAACTCAATATGAAGCTCAGGTAAGAAGCAATTGTGCAGGAGGAGCAAGTTCTCCTTATGGTACCTTAATAAACTTTACAACTACAGCTACTCAAGCTTGTACAGGGATAAATAGTTTTCCTTATACAGAAAGTTTTGAGACTGGTTTAGGGCTTTGGACCAATGCTACTGGAGATGATATTAATTGGACACGAGATTCTGGAGGAACCTCTTCATCTTCAACAGGACCTTCGGCGGCTCAAGACGGTACTTTCTATTTATATACCGAAGCATCTACAAATGTTACACCGCCAGGAAGCCCCAATAAAACAGCACTTCTTAATAGCCCTTGTATTGATTTGGCAACTCTTTCTGGTATTTCTTTAGAATTTGGATATCATATGTATGGATCCAATATGGGAAGTATGGAAGTCTTAGTGAGTACAGATGATGGAGGTAATTATACATCATTATGGACAAAGAGCGGGGATCTGGGGAATAGTTGGAACCAAGGAACAATCGATCTTACTGCATACGCCGGATCGGTCATAAAATTACAATTTAAAGGTACTACAGGAACAAGTTTTAGAAGTGATATGGCAATAGATAATATTAGCATAAAATCTTCTGCTCCCGATACAGAAGCTCCTTCTGTACCAACTGGACTCACAACATCGTCGGTTACTTCGACCACTATTGGGTTATCCTGGAATGCTTCGACAGATAATATAGGAGTAT
This region of Aquimarina spinulae genomic DNA includes:
- a CDS encoding M14 family zinc carboxypeptidase, with the translated sequence MKKNIMLMLLVYCTMSISLFAQKSNKELANEYLNLKGEVIFSFTINNKSELSTITKELAIVHFDENTNSVKVMANKSQFSSFLQKNVPFTLTSEDNIIGYRTMTSDLAIKAATFPLTAYPTYADYVTMMNDFATNNPSLCKVENIGATGEGDKSLLFVKLSDNVNQNEQEPRVMYTSSMHGDEIAGYPMMLNLIDYLLGAYSNTSHPKHAEIKTLLDNNEVWINPLANPDGTYRNSANNTSVANATRGNANNVDLNRNYPDPDDGAHPDGNSYQTETVAFMNFADTKHFVLSANFHGGIELINYPWDTYAGAHPDEDYFIYVSKEYRDHCQANSPSGYFTGQNNGITNGYAWYEVQGGRQDYQIYNQKGREVTVELSNNKTPAASQLVNYWNYNREALLAFLKQINYGIRGVVTDASTSQPIQAKVTVVGRESYDSWTPTELPEGDYYRPIKAGTYDILYEAECYESLTLTGVTVADYAAVVKNVQLTPIGGVAPTGLAASNIQPTTATLNWNANSGATYDVRYRATGSSNWTTLSSNTNAINITGLTATTQYEAQVRSNCAGGASSPYGTLINFTTTATQACTGINSFPYTESFETGLGLWTNATGDDINWTRDSGGTSSSSTGPSAAQDGTFYLYTEASTNVTPPGSPNKTALLNSPCIDLATLSGISLEFGYHMYGSNMGSMEVLVSTDDGGNYTSLWTKSGDLGNSWNQGTIDLTAYAGSVIKLQFKGTTGTSFRSDMAIDNISIKSSAPDTEAPSVPTGLTTSSVTSTTIGLSWNASTDNIGVSGYEIYQGATLVTTATSTSYTVTGLTPNTSYTFSVKAKDAAGNISSSSNTASATTSDTSITYCDSKGNNVSYEYIDYVGLGGIANTTAANAGYGDFTNLIANIGTGTNTIVVSAGFANTAYREYWSIWIDYNQNGTFDAAEQIVSNLSNSSANQSFNFDVPTTAVAGNTRMRVSMKYSTASGPCDTFTYGEVEDYTVNINTALLSKGDEPSLVNDLVLYPNPIKDGVLFVKNINQKNVSFRIVNYMGQMVMQDQLSQDKINVARLSNGMYFLEVNTGNKTITKKFIITK